The window GTCATTTTCGACACTAGCTGGAGAGAAGACATTAGCTTGATGAAAACAAAACTCGTAATCTTGGTTCTACTACTAGGTTCCACCGCGATCCGCATGGAAGCTCAGAAGCGCACGGTGGATTACGTCAATACGTTTCTGGGGACCGCCCCGCTGACCGATCCGGCGGACATTGGATTCAAGCCGCCATGGCGGGTATGGGCCGGACTTGTCTTTCCCGGAGCATCAGTGCCTAACGCCCTGGTGCAGTTGAGCCCCATTACCAAATTCGGCAGTGGGGCTGGCTATGAATACGAAAATCCTCAGATCTACGCTTTTGCCCACACGAACAAAGGTCATTGGAATCTCTGCAATATCCCTATTCTTCCGGTGAGCGGCGATGTCAATCCCGCCGATTTCGGTTCGACGTTCAGCCATAAGAACGAATCGGCCCATCCTGGCTACTACCAGGTGTATTTGGACCGGTATGGGATCAACGTCGAACTGACCTCAACCTTGAGGACCGGATACCACCGCTGCACGTTTAAGGACAACACTCAATCCAAGAAGTTGATTGTGAACCTCGGCGTTTCGAATGAGCGAATCAAAGACTGGAAGTTTGAGCAGGACGGAGACAACGCCTTCAAAGGCTTCCAGGTGGCGAGTGAGAAGGTCTTCTTCTATGCGGTCTCTAACTACAAGATCAAGCGCATTGAGATGCTGAAGGGGGAGAAGACAGACCTGCCGGTTGTCGACTTTGTGGGTGGCACCAAGCCAGTGGAGATCAAGATGGGTCTGTCCTTCGTCAGCACTGAGAATGCAAAGGAAAATCTCGAAAAAGAGCTAGGGAACAAGGGCTTTGAAATAGTGAAGGCAGAGGCATCCGCGACGTGGGATAAGCTGCTATCCAAGATTCAGGTGTCGGGTGGAACCGACCGACAGAAGGAGCTCTTCTATTCCTGCCTCTATCGCTCGTTTCTATGGCCAGCGCTGAGAAGCGATGTGAATGGTGAGTACACCGATGCGAAGGGAGCGGTGGTCAAGGCTATGTTTCAGTATTACACCTTACCCTCGTTGTGGGACGACTACAGAAACAAGCTGGTTCTGCTAGGTATGATCTCTCCCGATGTGACCGTCGACGTCATTCGCTCGCTCATCGATCGCGGCGAGAAGACGGGCTTCATTCCAACCTTCTTCCACGGAGATCACGCCGCTGTCTTTATCGCCGGCTCTTATCTGCGCGGATTGAGAGGGTATGACATCAAAAGCGCTTACAACCTGTTGCTGCGGAATGCGACCGTAGAAGCAGGCACACGGCCCTTTATCCTCGAGTACATGGATAAGGGGTTCATCTCAGATCCCGATGTGGCCGATCCCGTGGTGGAAACGAAGGGGAAGGCCGGGGTCACCAAGACGCTGGAATATGCCTACGATGACTACTCTGTCGCGCTGTTGGCAAAGGAACTGAGCGACCAACCGAACTATGACATGTTGATAAAGCGCTCGAAGAACTATAAAAACATGTTTGATCCATCGACTGAGCTGATGCGCGGCCGCCTGGATAATGGCGACTGGGTGAAGAACTTTAATCCTCAATATCCCTATTACGAATACATGTACCGCGAAGCCAATGCCTGGCAATCGTCCTTCTTTTCTCCGCACGACACGGAGGGACTGATCGGCCTCTATAAGAGCAAGGCTGACTTTGAACAACACCTGGACTCGCTTTTTACCATTCCCTGGAATCCCAATTACATCGCTGAGAACATCAATTCCTTCATCGGGCAATACTGCCAGGGAAATCAGCCCGATCACGGCTTTGCCTATCTCTATTATTTTGTCGGGAAGCAGGAAAAGTCTCAGGCGATCCTGAACACCATCATGAGCCGTTTCTACGGAATGGGCGAGGATGGTCTGGCGTTGTCGGGAATGGATGATGCCGGGGAAATGTCGTCGTGGTACGTCTTCAATGCGGTCGGCCTCTACCCTTACTCACCCGCGGACCCCAGGTACATCGTGTCAGTGCCCCTGTTTCAGAAGACCACCTTCCAGATGAATGAGGGCAAGACGCTGACGATCCTGAAGAAGAATTCAGGCGAACGGATCACCAGCATTACTTATGACGGTAGGAAAATCGACGGCTACTTCGTCAATCACAGCGACCTTGAGGCTGGTAAGAGATTGGTGATCACGACAGAGTAGGCAGCGCCTCACACTGGATTCCCAGATTCAAGAGAAATCATGAACCAGTATCTGAAAACCGCGCTTTGCATTCCATTTCTGTTTGCAATCTGCGCCTTCGCGAGTGGAAACAAATTGTTGATACGAGGGAAATAACCATGAAGAGCAGATTGATTCTTTCGGTGGGAATTGTATTGTTGCTTGGCGCCGTGCCCCGCGCACGCGCGTCCTCCGATTCGTTGCCGAGGAGCACACCCGAGGCCGAAGGCATCTCGTCCCGGGCAGTCGTCGATTTCGTCGAAGCGGCGGATAAAAACGTGAACACCTTCAACAGCTTCATGATTCTGAGGCACGGCAAAGTCATCGCCGAGGGATGGTGGAAGCCCGACTCGGCCGATAAGCCGCATATCCTGAACTCGGTCAGCAAGAGCTTCAATTCCACCGCAGTCGGACTTGCAATCCACGAACACAAACTGAAGCTCGATGATCCGGTGCTGAAGTTCTTTCCTGCCGATGCCCCGGCAGATCCTTCCGACAATCTCAAGGCGATGACGGTGCGTGACCTGCTCACCATGTCCGGCGGTCACGAAGTAGAACCCAGTCGGGATGGCGGTCCTTCTGTGAAACAGTTTCTTGCTCAGCCGGTTGTCTATCGCCCTGGCACCCATTTTCTTTACAACACCATGGGCGCGTACGTGCTATCGGCGATCGTAACCAGGGTGACAGGCCAGACTTCGCTCGAATATCTCAAGCCACGTCTTTTCGCCCCGTTGGGAATCGAAGATCCCCGCTGGGACAGTAGCCCTGAGGGAAACTCGCTGGGTGGTTATGGGCTCTATCTTCGCACCGAAGACATGGCTAAGTTCGGCCAGCTTTATCTGCAAAAAGGAAAATGGAACGGCAAGCAGCTCATACGGCGCAAATGGGTCGAGGTAGCCACCTCCAGGCAAATTTCGAATGAGAACGAAAGCCACGCCCAGATCGGCCCGGACTGGAAAGAAGGGTATGGCTTCCAGTTCTGGAGATGCCGGCACAACGCCTTCCGCTCAGACGGAGCAGGCGGCCAGTTCATCGTCGTGATGCCGGACCAGGACGTGGTCATCGCCATCACCGCAGACACCGGCAACATGCAGGGAGAACTGGACGCCATTTGGGACCGCCTTCTGCCCGCCTTCCAGTCCAAGCCGCTGCCCGCTGACGCCGCAGGTCAGGCAAAGCTAAAGGAGGCAGTCGCGCATTTGGTGGCCCACCCGAAGAGAATCGAAAACTGACCATGGCTTTTCGTATTAATGGGAGAAGTCTATGCAGAAACAGCAATCTTTTGTAACTCCGACTCGGAGGAGAGTCGTCACCGTGGCGACGGTGCTGAGTCTCGCAATCCTGCAGACCTGGATGCACCCAGGTAGTCTGACTGCGCAGAGCGTGACACCTGGCAATCAAGCTGTTCCCTACTCCTTGCCAGTGGTACTGCCTAATGCTAAGGCATCTCCGCCGCAAGACCCCGCCGCACCGTACACCCCGACCGTTGTCAGTCTCATCAAGCAGTTGGAGCCGCACAGCCCGCCAACGCTCACCGAATTGACGAGCGCATCGAGACTTCTGTCGACTCAGGGTGGGAGTTACGCACATCCCGAGGGATCAAATCCGACGTGTCATAATCTCGCGAACGTAAATGTGGACGTGGCGACGACTCCCCGCATCATGCCGCTCTGTTTCTCCGATGGACTTGGCGTCAACGTCGATTCAGGTCCAAACATTGGCAAGACAACAGGCCTGCCATCGATGCTCATGTTGGCGTCCTCTTTTGATCGTCAACTTGCCAATGCTATGGGTCAGGTTGAGGGCCGCGAAGGCCGCAACTTGATGGTGACTGGACTGCTGGGACCGCAGGCTGACACGGACGTGTTCATCAACTGGGGCCGAGGCCACCATACCTCGGGCGAAGACCCATTCCTTAACGGCGTGATGTCAGCGGCCCAGATCAACGGCATTCAAGGCCAGGGCCTCATGTCGCAGCTCAAGCACTTTGCGGTCTACTATGGCGCGGGCGGCAGTTTCACCGACGTCCAGGATCAGGCACTGCACGAGATTCTGCTCACGCCTTATGAGATTGCCCTCAAAGAGGGCGGCGCGTCTTCCATCATGTGCTCCTACCAGAAGTTCAGGGATGCGTCGCCATACCTGGCTAAGAACATCGATTCCCTTGTGCAGCCGAGCCCCTTTCAAGGTGGATCGAGCAAGACATGGCTGTTGCATGAGGTCCACTTTGCCTGCGAGAATCCGCTTCTGCTGACCTATGTGTTGCGGAACCTCTGGGGCTCGAAAGTGTTTGTGGCCTCCGACTACGGTGCCGTGCATAGCTCTCATTCTTTCCTGCAGGGGGATGACCGCGAAGACCCAACGCACACGTACTTCAATGGAGTCAATCCAGAGGGTGTCGAGGGGAACAGTAATCTGGGCATTGATTCGAGCAGCAGTAGTTGCGCCGACGAGACGGGTAAGCCAATTGCATGCAACGAACCTGGAGCTGTGCGCGTAGCGGGTATTCCCGGGCCCGGATGCCCAGCGACAGGCTGCAGCGTGGCCAACGCCGTGGCAAACGGCATCATTCCGTTGCCGGTGTTCAATCAGGCCCTCGCGAGAATCCTCTACCAGGAAGAGAGATTCGGTCTGCTCGGCTGTGACAATACGGCGGCAGACTGCAAGAATCCCGGCGGAATCGGCTCGGATCGTAGCGGTTTGGCTTCGCTTGCGAATGGTCAGGAAAGTGGGTTGCCTGAACTCGGGACCAAGAATGGCGATGCCGCCATCTCGGAAAGGGTCGCAGAAGAGGGGGCGATCCTATTAAAGAATGATAAGCAAACTCTGCCAATCTCTGGCGTTGATCTCAAGGGCGGAATTGCAGTCAGCGGGCCTGGCGCCGAGTATCTCGTCGCCAACCCAAACAACGAGGGCGCAGTCGGGTTTTCCGATCGCAACGCGATCAATCCCTTACAGCAACTGCGGACCTTGAGTGGCGTGCCCTCCGCCTTCACCTACACGCCAGCGAACTCTCCAACTGGTCAGCCGGTGCCCTGCATCGTGCTGAGCAGCCTTCCTTCGAGCGCTGCGCAGCCGTCGAGCGTTCCAGGAACAGCGTGTGACACTCGCAGCGGGCTGCAGCGTTCTTCCGGAAGCACTGTCGACACTGTCGTCAACGATCAAATCGACAAGACGGTGAACTATTCCTCTCTCTCGTCCGCTGGTCAACTACCCGGTGGCAAGCTCTACCATTGGGATGGCTGGATCTACGTTCCGGCGAAGGACGCCTATGTGTTTCGCGTGCAGCACAGCGCCGCGGTGTCGGATGCAAAGGTCAGCTTCACTCTCGATAACAGTCTGAAGACTCTTGTCGACGCGAGGTCGTTTTATCAAGGCCAATACTATGGCAGTATGGATGTCGTCGTTTCTCCGACCAACGCTGGATACATCGAGAAGGGCCTGAGGAACCGGCAGTGTCCGGTGCCGCAAGAGGAGAGAGAAAGATCACCACGGCCGATTGTAAGTTGCAGCGAGTATCCTTCTGTCGGTTGGCATAGAGTCAGGCTCACCCTTGATTCGACAGGCCTCTCCCCGAGCTCTAAGTTGAGCTTCCGCTTCGCCATCTCTCGCCTCGACGGAGACATCGACGATGCGGCCAATGCTGCCCAAGGCAAAGCCCTCGCGTTGGTGTTCGTCACTGATCAGGGACGAAACACCGTCCCGGACAAGCCAGCAGTTTCGTCGCTGGGCGCTGCGGATGTCCGTCTGATCAAAGCGGTCGCGGCAAAGAATCCAAACACAGTCGTCGTGCTGAATACAGGAACGCCGGCGATCGTCAAGGAATGGATTGATGATCCAGACGTCAAAGCATTGCTTAGCCTGTGGCATTCCGGTCAGGAGGGCGGAACGGCGACAGCGCGCCTTTTGCTAGGTCAGGCAAATCCGAGCGGCCACACCACAGTGACCTGGCCTAAAGAGAATACTGACACGGTCGAGGGTTATAACCAACTTCGGGGACTTTATCCTGGAGATACTGCAGGCACACACTTGGAACGGGTGAATGGCGATGGAGAAAATCCATCGATAGAAACTCAAGGGATCTACTCTGGGTACCGCTACTACGATAACCTGGGTATACCAGTGCGGTTCCCATTCGGGTATGGACTTTCCTATACCTCATTCAAGTTCTCAAGCTTGAAGATAAAGTCGAACGAGGATGGCTCTGTGACTATCGCCTTCGATATTGCGAATTCGGGAAGGGTGGCAGGCGCCGACGTTCCGCAGGTTTATGTTGGTCCAGGTCCGGCAATCGATGGAATACAACAATCCTTAAGATCGTTACGCGGTTTTGAACGCGTCTACCTTGAGCCTGGCGAGACCAGGCAGGTGAAGATAGAGTTAGACGCGCGCTCGTTTCAATATTGGAACGAATCGAACCAGCAATGGGTCACCAACTACGGCAGCCGGACCATCTATGTCGGGGATGCGGACGAACCCGCTTTGCTCCCTCTTTCCGCAACGTTCGTACTCGTGGAAAGGCTCGAATGAGACGGAGAGGTATCGGTTAAGTCCGCGTGCTCGCTCCGCATAGGTAAGCGCGCGGTCTCATCATCGCGTGAGAACCGGTCTTTCCAGCACGCAATCCGCATCGGAAAGTTTAGCGGGTACGTATCGAAATTCACCTGTCGTAACTGACTGCTTTGGGATTGATAGTCGTCGGGAGGTATCAGATGTGTTCGCCAGTTCGCTATGCCGCTTGTTGGTCCTTCTGGCTTCAGTGCAACCGGCTGTGCGGCTGTATGCCATCGGGCCGATGCCTGGATTCCAGGCCGATTCCAAGCAAGTCGGAGTAGTTGCTGATACGCCACAGAACGGCTTCGTTTTTGGCATGCGGTCACACTGTGTCTGGTCCCGCTACAGCGCAAATGCCGGTCTCGGTTCGTGTCACCCAAGGGCTCGCTTGGCCATCATTGAACCGGAGCACAAGCGTGCTCGTCATGGGAACGCAGCCGCTGACAGCCTTCACCACTGCAGTACAGGACCGCTTCGCATCGACATTGGTCATCGATCCTGCCATTATTGCCTCGGTTCCCTGCCCGCCGCTGATGCTAGCTCAGGTCCAAACAATTGCCAAATGGTTGGGAACGGATCAGCTAACTGAGTTCGAACTTGTCCAGACTGTTCGTCAAGGGTTACCCCTCAAGACCAAGCAGTTTTTCTCTCTCAAGGGATGACAAAGGATGAGCTTCGCCTCATCGTCATACCGAAGCGGACCTACAGGACCGCGCAAATCCGCTCGCCGCATACGGAATCAAGCAGTCGACACGGGCGGAAGCCTTTCGAGCGTGATCGTAAGCTAATTAGTAGCCGGGGCGAAGTTGGTAAAGGCCTTCGATCACTTTGAAGTGGAGCTTCTGCCCGAGCCGGAAGTCAATGGCGGCAACACGTGGGACCATCCTGAGGCCAATCAGCAGGTTGCTTAGCTCATCGAAGACATCGGGATGATTCGGATAGACCTAGGCGTTCTTCAAGCAGGAGCAACCCTGGCAGACTGACGGGATGGGAAATCCGCAAAATGAAAAGAAAAGGTAGTGCCGGGAGATTTATAAGTACAAGTCGCATTTGTAGGAAGTAATGCCCGTGTAAATCCGCACCCGATACACCGCCGCGAGTCACGCGATGAGTGAACTTGCCTCATGCTGTCGTGCATTCTCGCGGTTTTTGACAACTCGGTTGGCATTCTTGTGCACGAAGGTCAGCAGTGATTGCATGCCCAGTTCACAGCCGAGCGGCGTCAAGCTGTACGCGACCCTCGCGGGCTTGGTAGCATGCACCTCCCGTCTGACGAAGCCGTCCATCTCGAGCCTGCGCAATGTTTGCGACAGCATCTTTTCGCTCAGCCCACCGATAAGATACGCCAGTTCACCAAGCGATAGCTGCGCTTGAGTAGGAGCACGAGCACGAGGGGACCCCATCGCGACATCACATCGTCGAGGATGAGGCGGGTCGGACAGTTAGCGGAATGGATGTTGGCTTTCGGAACCCGGACAGCTTTTGTGGATTTGGGCCAAGGGATGGATAGAGCTTACCTCTAGGTACTTACGCCAAGTAAGCCCGGCCGGTACTCTGGTGATCGTAGGCCAGAGGCCACGGGAGAAGAACCATGATCGTTGTAGCATTAATGCCGGATTTGGTTAATTTCTCCTGCGAACATTCAATCCCGCCTAGCGGCTTAGTCTGAGACGGCGTTCTCCGCGTTGCGCGGACAGACAATGGCAGGTAAGCGGATAAAACCATCGCAAAGGCTATGGGAAGCACGCGGGTTCGCACACCCCACTTTACGGCGAATAAACGAACGCGACTCTTCGCCGAAACCAAGGGTCTGTTCGAGCAGTAGTTGAAAGCGGTCGATGTTGTGTGGCGTTTAGAGGCGGGATCAACTCCGTAGAGGCCGACCTTTTCGGGGCGCCTTCCAATCCAATAAGCGGTTCACTAGTTGAAAAGCGGCAATCCGAAGGGATCGTCTTGGATGTGGAGAGCGTGCGAAATCGTCAACCGTCACAGCGGCCTGATTCGGGATAGGAGCAGTGGCGTTCCCGGTAGTTGCGGAACATTCTTTCGTAATGATCTGCCGAATCGAGCGGCGGCCTAGTGGATGTTGGCGGTCTATCCGGGACCCGTTGTTGGCGATATGGAATCGTCTGGTGTCTCCGCCGGAAACTGAAGAACCACGACGGTGCCGCTTCTTTTGGTGGCCGTGGCACTGCGCAGCTGGATAGCGCCTCGATTGTGTTCAACCAAGCCTTGCGTGATCCATAATCCGAGCCCTGTACCGCCGATACCCTTCGTCGTGAAAAAGGGCTCAAACATGCGAATCAGGATTTTCTTGTCGATACCGGTTCCCGTGTCTGCCACTGTGAGACGAACGGTTTTCGCACCGGTCCGCCAATCGGTAGCATCCCGAGCTCGAAGCAACAACCTGCCACCGCTCTTCATAGCATCGTAAGCATTCGCCACAATATTGACGATGATCTGTCGAAGTTCACCTTCGTAACAGTAGAGGAAAGAGGCTCTATTCGTCTCGATCTCTGTGACGATTCCGCTGTTACTCAGACGAGCTCGATATAAGCCAACGACCGATTCGAACAGGAGATGAAGGTCAAGGGGCGTGCGGCTGCTGCTCTGACGGTGGAATCGAAGTGTGTGAGTTGCGATGTGGGAGACTCTTGCCAATTCGTCTTGGGCAGTTTGGACCAGGTCTTTAGCTTTCGCACCCTTCACCTCGCCTGCAAGAATGTAAAGGAGGTTCGTGACCGCTTCGAGGGGGTTGTTGATCTCATGGGCAATCGAGCTTGCAAGGCGGCCCACCGAAGCTAACTTTTCCGTCTGGATTAGGGCTTTCTCAGCCAACTTGCGTGCGGTGATGTCGCGGATAATCGCGGAAAATGCAACGAGAACCCCGGGTGCTTCCATGTGCGCGGTGAGACTGAGGGACAAGTCGATAGCGCGTCCACTTTTATGAAACCCCTTCAACTCGAGAGTATGGTCGGCGCCAGATCGCAGCGCCGAAACAGCTTTCGCAAACTCGATCCGGCCCTCATCACGCAGGAGCAATGCGGCCAGATCTTGCCCTAATACCTCGTCACGTTGCCAGCCAAACATTTGGGTAGCCCCGCGATTCCAATTCTGAATAGCGCCTGCGTCAGTCAGAGTGATGATAGCGTCTGAAGACCGGCGTACGACTTCAGCGACCTGCTCTGAACTCTTCCTCGAACGGAGCAGTTCCTCTTCATACGCGCGGCGCTGTCTTGCCTCAAACAGCGCCATCACAATATCGATGTGGTCTCCAGAAACGTTACGCCGGGTGACGGCATTCACGAAAACTGGGATATGACTCTTATCGGCGCGGACCAGATCGAAGGAGATTTCGTCGAGGTGGCCGCGAAGGATGAGACTCGGGGCAAACTGAGTTTCATAAAAGATCGCTGCGCCTGGAGCGAGAAGTTGCTGGAATCGAAGCTTCTTCAGGTCTGCGGGAGTGAGTTGGATGAGAGATTGGAAACGGTCATTCGCATGTAGGACCGTCCCGTCCATCTTCAGAACCAGTTGGCCCGACGGAGTGTCACGCCAAAGTTGACTGAAGAACCCCTCGGAGAAGGGCTCTATTTCTATTTCCTCTACAGAAAAGCCCGCATCTCTCGGATCACTTCCTCCGGAGCGCTCATGTGCGGACAGTGACCTGTCGCGTCTATGATCGTGTATTGGCTTCCCTGGATGCATTGATGTACATATTCTCCCACGCTGGCTGGTGCGATCATATCCTTAGCGCACTGTAAGATCAGCGTGCGCGTCTTGATCTGCGGGAGATCCGCCCGATTGTCGGAAAGAAAAGTGACTCGGGCGAAATGATGAGCCAGCATCGGGTCCATCCTGCAAAAACTTTGTTGTAGCTCGCCCGCCAATTCGGGAGTTTCAGGGTTCCCCATGATTACGGGAGCCATCGTAGCGGACCATGCCATATGGTTGCTTTCCAAAGAGGAGAGCAGGCCATCGATGTCTTCTCTGCTGAAACCCCCGGTGTATTCGCCATCATTGATATAGCTAGGCGACGGTCCGATCATCACCAGCGACTCGAAAAGATCCGGTTCGCGGTTGGCTGCGAGGGCTCCGATCATAGAGCTCACCGAATGTCCGACAAAGCTAACGTGTTCGGCCTCCACTTCATGGAGAATCTCCAATACGTCCGAGGCGTATCCGTTCAGGGTGCTGTAACGGGTAGGATCGAAAGCGGCCGCGTCGGAAGATCCGGAGCCGACGTAGTCAAAGAGAACGATTTTGAACGTGTCCAAGAAAGAGGGGTAAACATGCCTCCACATGCTTTGGTCACAGCCATACCCGTGAGCCAACAATAGCACCCTATCGCCAGTGCCGAGCACTTGTACATTATTTCGACGCAAAACGCTCATCTCAATCCCTTTTCAGCCTTGTCAGCTGCGCCCGTCGCATTCCGGAACACTCCTATCATACGTCGCGTCACGCCGGTGAGCGGCCGCC is drawn from Edaphobacter lichenicola and contains these coding sequences:
- a CDS encoding alpha/beta fold hydrolase, which encodes MSVLRRNNVQVLGTGDRVLLLAHGYGCDQSMWRHVYPSFLDTFKIVLFDYVGSGSSDAAAFDPTRYSTLNGYASDVLEILHEVEAEHVSFVGHSVSSMIGALAANREPDLFESLVMIGPSPSYINDGEYTGGFSREDIDGLLSSLESNHMAWSATMAPVIMGNPETPELAGELQQSFCRMDPMLAHHFARVTFLSDNRADLPQIKTRTLILQCAKDMIAPASVGEYVHQCIQGSQYTIIDATGHCPHMSAPEEVIREMRAFL
- a CDS encoding glycoside hydrolase family 3 protein, encoding MQKQQSFVTPTRRRVVTVATVLSLAILQTWMHPGSLTAQSVTPGNQAVPYSLPVVLPNAKASPPQDPAAPYTPTVVSLIKQLEPHSPPTLTELTSASRLLSTQGGSYAHPEGSNPTCHNLANVNVDVATTPRIMPLCFSDGLGVNVDSGPNIGKTTGLPSMLMLASSFDRQLANAMGQVEGREGRNLMVTGLLGPQADTDVFINWGRGHHTSGEDPFLNGVMSAAQINGIQGQGLMSQLKHFAVYYGAGGSFTDVQDQALHEILLTPYEIALKEGGASSIMCSYQKFRDASPYLAKNIDSLVQPSPFQGGSSKTWLLHEVHFACENPLLLTYVLRNLWGSKVFVASDYGAVHSSHSFLQGDDREDPTHTYFNGVNPEGVEGNSNLGIDSSSSSCADETGKPIACNEPGAVRVAGIPGPGCPATGCSVANAVANGIIPLPVFNQALARILYQEERFGLLGCDNTAADCKNPGGIGSDRSGLASLANGQESGLPELGTKNGDAAISERVAEEGAILLKNDKQTLPISGVDLKGGIAVSGPGAEYLVANPNNEGAVGFSDRNAINPLQQLRTLSGVPSAFTYTPANSPTGQPVPCIVLSSLPSSAAQPSSVPGTACDTRSGLQRSSGSTVDTVVNDQIDKTVNYSSLSSAGQLPGGKLYHWDGWIYVPAKDAYVFRVQHSAAVSDAKVSFTLDNSLKTLVDARSFYQGQYYGSMDVVVSPTNAGYIEKGLRNRQCPVPQEERERSPRPIVSCSEYPSVGWHRVRLTLDSTGLSPSSKLSFRFAISRLDGDIDDAANAAQGKALALVFVTDQGRNTVPDKPAVSSLGAADVRLIKAVAAKNPNTVVVLNTGTPAIVKEWIDDPDVKALLSLWHSGQEGGTATARLLLGQANPSGHTTVTWPKENTDTVEGYNQLRGLYPGDTAGTHLERVNGDGENPSIETQGIYSGYRYYDNLGIPVRFPFGYGLSYTSFKFSSLKIKSNEDGSVTIAFDIANSGRVAGADVPQVYVGPGPAIDGIQQSLRSLRGFERVYLEPGETRQVKIELDARSFQYWNESNQQWVTNYGSRTIYVGDADEPALLPLSATFVLVERLE
- a CDS encoding winged helix-turn-helix transcriptional regulator, which gives rise to MGSPRARAPTQAQLSLGELAYLIGGLSEKMLSQTLRRLEMDGFVRREVHATKPARVAYSLTPLGCELGMQSLLTFVHKNANRVVKNRENARQHEASSLIA
- a CDS encoding serine hydrolase domain-containing protein, with protein sequence MKSRLILSVGIVLLLGAVPRARASSDSLPRSTPEAEGISSRAVVDFVEAADKNVNTFNSFMILRHGKVIAEGWWKPDSADKPHILNSVSKSFNSTAVGLAIHEHKLKLDDPVLKFFPADAPADPSDNLKAMTVRDLLTMSGGHEVEPSRDGGPSVKQFLAQPVVYRPGTHFLYNTMGAYVLSAIVTRVTGQTSLEYLKPRLFAPLGIEDPRWDSSPEGNSLGGYGLYLRTEDMAKFGQLYLQKGKWNGKQLIRRKWVEVATSRQISNENESHAQIGPDWKEGYGFQFWRCRHNAFRSDGAGGQFIVVMPDQDVVIAITADTGNMQGELDAIWDRLLPAFQSKPLPADAAGQAKLKEAVAHLVAHPKRIEN
- a CDS encoding PAS domain-containing sensor histidine kinase, translating into MDGTVLHANDRFQSLIQLTPADLKKLRFQQLLAPGAAIFYETQFAPSLILRGHLDEISFDLVRADKSHIPVFVNAVTRRNVSGDHIDIVMALFEARQRRAYEEELLRSRKSSEQVAEVVRRSSDAIITLTDAGAIQNWNRGATQMFGWQRDEVLGQDLAALLLRDEGRIEFAKAVSALRSGADHTLELKGFHKSGRAIDLSLSLTAHMEAPGVLVAFSAIIRDITARKLAEKALIQTEKLASVGRLASSIAHEINNPLEAVTNLLYILAGEVKGAKAKDLVQTAQDELARVSHIATHTLRFHRQSSSRTPLDLHLLFESVVGLYRARLSNSGIVTEIETNRASFLYCYEGELRQIIVNIVANAYDAMKSGGRLLLRARDATDWRTGAKTVRLTVADTGTGIDKKILIRMFEPFFTTKGIGGTGLGLWITQGLVEHNRGAIQLRSATATKRSGTVVVLQFPAETPDDSISPTTGPG
- a CDS encoding GH92 family glycosyl hydrolase, which encodes MKTKLVILVLLLGSTAIRMEAQKRTVDYVNTFLGTAPLTDPADIGFKPPWRVWAGLVFPGASVPNALVQLSPITKFGSGAGYEYENPQIYAFAHTNKGHWNLCNIPILPVSGDVNPADFGSTFSHKNESAHPGYYQVYLDRYGINVELTSTLRTGYHRCTFKDNTQSKKLIVNLGVSNERIKDWKFEQDGDNAFKGFQVASEKVFFYAVSNYKIKRIEMLKGEKTDLPVVDFVGGTKPVEIKMGLSFVSTENAKENLEKELGNKGFEIVKAEASATWDKLLSKIQVSGGTDRQKELFYSCLYRSFLWPALRSDVNGEYTDAKGAVVKAMFQYYTLPSLWDDYRNKLVLLGMISPDVTVDVIRSLIDRGEKTGFIPTFFHGDHAAVFIAGSYLRGLRGYDIKSAYNLLLRNATVEAGTRPFILEYMDKGFISDPDVADPVVETKGKAGVTKTLEYAYDDYSVALLAKELSDQPNYDMLIKRSKNYKNMFDPSTELMRGRLDNGDWVKNFNPQYPYYEYMYREANAWQSSFFSPHDTEGLIGLYKSKADFEQHLDSLFTIPWNPNYIAENINSFIGQYCQGNQPDHGFAYLYYFVGKQEKSQAILNTIMSRFYGMGEDGLALSGMDDAGEMSSWYVFNAVGLYPYSPADPRYIVSVPLFQKTTFQMNEGKTLTILKKNSGERITSITYDGRKIDGYFVNHSDLEAGKRLVITTE